DNA from Balaenoptera musculus isolate JJ_BM4_2016_0621 chromosome 4, mBalMus1.pri.v3, whole genome shotgun sequence:
AAAACTGAGATAGTGTGTAAGTTTTTAGATGGTTATGATAACATGTAAGCTTTAAgtttctgattttatatatttgcagCTTTCCAGTTAGTTGTGATTCATAATTTAATGTTTTGCATTTGGAAAGTAAAATTAAGTGGTATTTAGAAATTGAAATCTTTATTACTGTGAAGCTGTGTTGTGgtttcccaccctcccttcccttcccttcccctcccactcccttATCCCCATTGCCCCCCTCCCTCTTAATGCACAAGGTATTAACATATGCTCCAGGTTACTTTCTTGGTATAAAATTCTGTATTAGTCAGCAGAATAATCTTTTTCTGCACAATTATAGTAACTTAGGTCAAGTGTAGTTTTATTTAGTGGTAGGTCTGAATCCATTTTCTTTAACTGTGTTGTTGTTGTAGGAATTTGCTCGCCCTGATACATCGAATGATAGAGTTTGTTGTACGTGAAGGGCCAATGTTTGAAGCTATGATTATGAACAGAGAGATCAACAATCCTATGTTCAGgtgtgcattttttttattgtggtaataaCATTTACATGTAACATACAACTTACCATTTATatatgtacagttcagtggcattaagtacattcatgttgttgtgcaaccatcaccataacttttcacattttccataactgaaactctgtaccccttaaacaataactccccattcctttggtccctcagcccctggcaaccaccattctactttctgtgaaTTTGATTACCCTAGGTACCTCATCTAAGTGGAGTCATACCTTATTTGTGcttttgagactggcttatttcacttagcataatgtcttcaaggttcatccttggtgtagcatgtgtcagaatttccttaccttttaaggctgaataatattccattgcatgtatatatcacattttgtttatcctcagatgtgcattttaaaaaatactttaaaattattttttggaattaaaaatacTCAAAGAAAAAAGTCCTAAAAGTATGAGGTTATTTTCGTAATGGGGTGAGAAGGCAGTTTTAATAATTAGACTAGAATGTGCCTGGGTCAATTTTCCAGTGATTTCCATGGTTTGATTAATTAAATAGCTTTGTTTTTAGCATTCTctaggaggaaaatatttttcattgtgtttttcaaTGAAAGAGTCTTTCATAAGCAAAATACGGTAGAATAAATGAGGTTTATAAGAAACTACTTATTTTCTGAATAGTTATATCTAACACTTCATTTGCAATTTACTTAAGTCATTTAAAAACCACTGCTTTTGAAGTTATATCTTGGGAAGACCTCTCCATTGCCAGACACAGTACCCGACACATAGTGTTCAATAAAACTGATTGTAAGACTCAGCAAGATGCATACATACCTTCTGAGTATTAGTGTCAGTCGCAAAGGCGGTCTGGGGTTGGGGTGAGGAAAGGGATAGATGGCAGTGGGTGAGGATTTCTCTTCAGGGATCTttgctttgggttttatttaGAAGTAAATAGGCAAATAATATTTCTCATTTGTTCATATTTACTTGAAGATAGTTCTCCATGAAAGAATCcaatgtttaattttgtttttgtttttgttttagattcttaTTTGAAAACCAGACACCAGCCCATGTTTACTATAGGTGGAAGCTTTATTCTATTCTGCAGGCAAGTATAATCAACTACTTTGTTATTTTGATTCTGAGGTATTAGATCTTTCTAATAACATTCTGGACACTTAACTAGGGAGATTCTCCAACTAAGTGGCGGACAGAAGATTTTCGTATGTTCAAAAATGGATCTTTTTGGAGGCCACCACCGTTAAATCCATATCTGCATGGGATGTCAGAAGagcaggaaacagaagcttttGTAGAGGAGCCTAGTAAAAAGGGAGCACTTAAGGAAGAGTAAgatttttacctttcttgttttatattcagaaaagtgGCTTTAATGGTCACTGTAATTAATGGTCTTAATAAGATGTGTTAAccctaaaataaaatggtttttaaaatttgtgattgTTTAAAATAGTAACATCTCTTAACGTATgcattgtagttttaaaaatcttggCAAGTATTATAAGTGTGTGTCCTACTCAACTTGACCTCTTCCTACTGATAAAAATtattgatgatctcttaagtgaTGGTACTCCAGCAGTGGAATACTTTATATtcttatagaaattatttcatggCCCTTAGAACTCTTGCCTCTTTGAATGCAACGTAAAGAGGTAAAGTTATTTTATGGCTTAGTGAAGTCAAATGGGTGACTGCAAAGCTGCTCCATGAAGTGCCGTGTGCGGCCACCATGGAAACATGTTATTATTAGTGCTCAGTCAGCACTGCTTCAGGGCAGTTAGCCTGGTTTAAGAAGCAGAAACAAATTTAACTATTGAAATGTTTAGAGGAAATTCTGTATacctgaaggggaaaaaaaaaggccaaaataatttttagcttATAGGATTATATACTTCACTGTCAATAAATCTTAGTGCTAGTTGCATTGATGCATTGTTTGTGAGAGCATTGCTGATAGAGAACTATAGCATTTGAGAGTATATTTGCTTCTGAAGATGTATGTTCATCATTACTTTTGCCCAGGGATCTGCATACTCAGCCCATAGGCTAAATCTGGCTacctcctgtttttgtaaataaagttttatttgaacacGGCCATACCCATCCCTTTGCATGTAGTCTGTGGTTGCTTTGGTGTTATAGCAGCAAAGCTGAGTaactgtgacagagactgtatgactttcaaagcctaaaatattcactctGTGATCctctacagaaaaagtttgtcaacccTTGCTTTATAGCCTGTCCTAATCCTATGCAGAAGTGCTAAAGTAACAGACTTCCTTCAAAGGAGAGTGAAGGCCATGAAGGTTCTTCTTCAGTGTAATAGGATAATAGGAGTGGGACATTTGCGAAGACTCTTGAAAAAATgcctataatttaaaatttacttaatttgTAAACTAAAAGtcactaaaataatttattagttcCCGGGATAGTTTTCTTCCCcatataaattctttaaaaaaatgtaacatatttGGAATACGTAACACAAATCAGACTTAACACAACTTAGTCTTCAGAATTTTATCTGAGTGGGTTTTAAAGAAATTAACGTGCGAGCAGAAACTATAATGGCATTTgaaatttgtatttataaatacttATAAGTTAAAAAATTCGTATTCAGACAGAGGGACAAATTAGAAGAAATTCTGCGGGGGTTAACTCCAAGGAAAAATGATATTGGAGATGCAATGGTTTTCTGTCTTAATAATGCTGAAGCTGCTGAAGAAATAGTGGATTGCATTACCGAGTCATTGTCCATCTTAAAGACACCCCTTCCCAAAAAGGTATGGGAATAATTTCTCCTAATGGAACATTTAGTTAAGTAAAGGAGAGGTAATAGTTGGCTTCTGTTTGAATTGAAATTGGTTTCCTTTTTGAATGAAGAAGTTGACTGAAGAAACCTTTCTGGTGcagtttcattttccttctgcctgggaaACTTATCTTAGTTATTAACACACAGATTATCAACAGATTGAAATGTAAATGAGTTACAACTTTTGTCCCTGCCAAAGTCATGGTTGTGGTGATACTGAATTTCTTAAAACTCTTCTCATTAGTTAGGATTATTAAATTATGGCTAAACATTGGCCTTATGCTGTTGATTCAAAAAATTTCAATACGGAAATTTTTTTAGATACGTTTTTTTGctgttggttttttatttttaatccattttatgcTGTCTTTTGGTATTCTAGATTGCCAGATTATATTTGGTTTCTGATGTTTTGTACAACTCTTCAGCCAAAGTTGCCAATGCTTCCTATTATAGAAAATTGTAAGTATAGTGATGTAAGTTGATATGCCTGAACTAAAATATTTAAGGGTAAGGAGCTCAGAAAAGAGGATAGTTTTGTTAATTAATACcctcaataataagaaataatttgaatttcttcATAGTTTGTTGAATATTCTAAAAATTGGATTGTATTCATTGAAGTAAACCACTTTAAGCTAAATTATTATAATCTTTTGAAAGTTTTTCTATCAGTTTCTTGATTAACTTGATAAAAGAACAAATAGGAAGagttaaaaaatcactttatttctattGTGTATTTAGCCACTTGTGTAATAAATAAGCTGAAACACTAGAAATAGTGGccaacaaaggaagaaaacaaaggagcatTAACTATTTACAGAATCAGTGTTCTCTGATCATCATTGTATTGGTTGTGGTTCATTGCTAATGTTTTCCTAGGCAATAGGAAATTATGTTgctgtatattaatatataactcCTCCTCAGTTCCCCACAGTTCctttttggtgtttattttatgaattagGGAAGCTTTTCTTTAGGAACTGGCTCTGAAGGGAAATTTGGAGGTTTGGGCCCTAATCTTAGCTCTGCTATTCCTTCTTTTGCCTTGGACAGGTCACTTACCTTTTCTATTTCCTGTTTCATAAAACAAAGTGGTTGGACTAGATGGCTCAAGGTATCCTAGATGTAAGAGTTCCTTGTTAATTACGGGAACTAGTTCTTAAGGCTCTTCGTGCGattttgcagaagaaaaattcagaataataggAGTTAAAGTTATAGTTTTAGAGTTTAAACAcctaattcttatttttaaagatttacttgattaatttatttataaaattaaaagtccaGAGTGGTTTTCATTGGCCTAGCATGTTGAAGTagataaagatttttaaacacgTTCTATTGTAAAAAACATAttatttgaatttcagttttgaAACAAAGTTGTGTCAGATATTTTCAGACCTCAATGCTACCTATCGTACAATTCAAGGCCATTTACAGTCTGAAAACTTTAAGGTACGTTTATTGTTTGGGTGTTTTTGCCCTAGTGTTTTAAATGGGAAGTGGGCACCGGAAGCACATTGGAGGGCTAAAAGAGTATGTTAAGTAAGTGTAAGACATAACTTAGATGATTcagaaattattgttttaaaatttactgccATTTTACCTTCAGTATCAAAAAaagtctgaaatttaaaaatatgtctagtGTTTTGTTGGGTGTCTGTTTTAGttttaaggattttatttaaacattttaaatactggTCTTTTCACAGAAAACACTCAGAAGATCACTTGTTTTATAGTGGTATATATTATTTGGCTGGATTAGGAATATAGTTATTCATGTTGAAAGTATAttcagttattaattttttattaacgCTCAAGCTGTAGACCAGTGTTTAAGAAAAGCCAAACAGAATACCTTACTTATAGTTGAAAAAATAGATACACTTTCATGGGAAGAATACTCATTAAGGAAATTTTTAGCTTGGGAAGATGCCCAATGACCCCACCATTTAGGGGATTCAGACAAACaactccattaaaattttttttgaccaTAAGACAGAGATTATAGAAAAGTTTAaggaggggacagagagaagTGTTAGCCAGAATCAGGAAGTACTTCATCGGACCATAAAGGAATTCAGATCAAAATGTGGGCTACCTTGATATCCAGCTTTCATAAGTTTCTAAGCTAGTGTTTCCCAGAATGTGGCCTCATGTGTACCACCAGTGGTATGGGACCTTGATCTTAGGTGACTGAGAGCAAAcagttactgtttcttttttattacatttattcttagtttctttcctcttttaatgGGGAggtaatattcatttttaaaaaaaatattgtaatgatGAATAGTTATTTcccttaaactttaaaaagaatattggTTTAAAGGAAAATTTAGCAAATTGTGATGGTCATTATCATGAGATGACGTTGGATAGTTATTGCCCTAAATAATAATTCATTGTCTTTTTCCTGTTAGCAACGGGTAATGACCTGCTTTAGAGCATGGGAAGATTGGGCAATTTATCCAGAACCATTTTTGAtcaaactacaaaatattttcttaggacTTGTAAATATTAttgaagaaaaggagacagaggTAGGTATTCAGTGTATTTGTCCgattatcttaaaatttatttctggaatgcTGTGGAGGTATGATATGTTACAGATGTGAGTAacatttctttgtggaaaatgCCTACTGTTTACCACTAAACAGTGGATTTTTGTTGCTGGCATTGCTGGAGCCCAGGACTTGAAATTATATGTAATAGGAATTCTCTGTTTTGTGTCTTTATGTGAAAAttggtgactttttaaatttgatgacATGAAAGGATTTATAGTATATTAGTAGAAAAAAAGCAAGTAATAGAGCAGTGTATATAGCatgatttcattttgttaaaCTAAAGATAGCTGTGTAAGTAAACATGTACCTGAAAAGATGCACCACAGTGGTAGCAGATTGTATTCATcaccattctgtttttttttttttttttaaacctcctcGATAGTTCTTAAATCCATCATCTTCATTTCTACCATCCTAATCCAGCTATCATACTTTCACTTTCACTGCTCCAACCACATGGTCCTTGTTTCAGTTTCTTAAGTATGTTTCCTCCTACCATAGGCCTTTGTAcatgttctttcctctttctggaacATCTCTTCTTTATCTGAGACACTTCAGATCTCAGTTTGAGCATAAATTCATTGAGCCTTCTCAGACCTCTTTAGGTGGAACCTACTTATTACACATTCTAATAATACAGTGCACCTCTTTGTTATAGCAGTCATCGTATATTGTTGTGATTATCTGATTGCCTGGCTCCTTCTCTGCCCCccgtccccccccaccccccaattgtACTAAGCTCTACGACGGGAGGGACTAGGGGACCAAGGCTCGTTTTTGCTCATcattgtatcctcagtgcctcACATGGTACCTGGCATAATTAAGTACTTGGTAACTATTTGATAAATATTGCACAGATGAATGCGTCTTTGTCAGCtggatgataaaaatatattcttattatatCCTCACATTGTACCTGGGCATGTTAGTTGGTTTATACTGGATTGCAAGTTAATCTTTTAGCAATATGACTTTAGcaagcaaaagaaaatgttacagTAGCATGTGTTTTTATAGGATGTACCAGATGACCTTGATGGTGCCCCCATTGAGGAAGAGCTTGATGGTGCACCTCTAGAAGATGTGGATGGAATTCCTATTGATGCTACTCCCATTGATGACCTTGATGGAGTCCCTATTAAGAGCCTTGATGATGATCTTGATGGAGTGCCTTGTAAGTTCAAACTTCAAACTCATTAAATCTAGCTAATAAGTTTGATTCCAAGCCTCTTTAATTTCCACACATGCTGATATGGAAAAAGGTTATAATTTCTCAGTAAGGTTGTCAGTCATtaacttttttctgtcttttagttCTGACTTTTCAGAATTGAACTACCCAGTAATACATTTGTGCCAAGAAAAAGGTTTCCTTTCTGGTCACGTTTATTTGTTGGGACAGTCAGCCTCTTAAAATATTAGCAGGTTTT
Protein-coding regions in this window:
- the LOC118894153 gene encoding U2 snRNP-associated SURP motif-containing protein isoform X4; the encoded protein is MLPCYHHLKTRRILRRNLLALIHRMIEFVVREGPMFEAMIMNREINNPMFRFLFENQTPAHVYYRWKLYSILQGDSPTKWRTEDFRMFKNGSFWRPPPLNPYLHGMSEEQETEAFVEEPSKKGALKEEQRDKLEEILRGLTPRKNDIGDAMVFCLNNAEAAEEIVDCITESLSILKTPLPKKIARLYLVSDVLYNSSAKVANASYYRKFFETKLCQIFSDLNATYRTIQGHLQSENFKQRVMTCFRAWEDWAIYPEPFLIKLQNIFLGLVNIIEEKETEDVPDDLDGAPIEEELDGAPLEDVDGIPIDATPIDDLDGVPIKSLDDDLDGVPLDATEDAKKNEPIFKVAPSKWEAVDESELEAQAVTTSKWELFDQHEESEEEENQNQEEESEDEEDTQSSKSEEHHLYSNPIKEEMTESKFSKYSEMSEEKRAKLREIELKVMKFQDELESGKRPKKPGQSFQEQVEHYRDKLLQREKEKELERERERDKKDKEKLESRSKDKKEKDECTPTRKERKRRHSTSPSPSRSSSGRRVKSPSPKSERSERSERSHKESSRSRSSHKDSPRDVSKKAKRSPSGSRTPKRSRRSRSRSPKKSGKKSRSQSRSPHRSHKKSKKNKH